A single Candidatus Pacearchaeota archaeon DNA region contains:
- the rpsL gene encoding 30S ribosomal protein S12 produces MPTIRQLIKKNRKPLKTKTNTPGLAFGFNPLKNRPKEYDAPFKKGVCLKVFTTTPKKPNSALRKVCRVKLSNGNEVTAYIPGEGHNLQEHSIVMIRGGRVKDLPGVRYHIVRGRFDCSGVEGRKQQRSAYGVKRPVKK; encoded by the coding sequence ATGCCAACAATTAGACAACTAATTAAGAAGAATAGAAAGCCATTAAAGACGAAGACTAATACTCCGGGTCTTGCGTTTGGATTTAATCCTTTAAAAAACAGACCAAAGGAATATGACGCACCTTTTAAAAAGGGAGTATGTTTGAAAGTTTTTACAACTACACCGAAAAAACCTAACTCAGCTTTGAGAAAAGTTTGCAGAGTTAAATTAAGTAATGGAAACGAAGTTACAGCCTATATTCCTGGAGAAGGACACAATTTACAGGAGCACTCAATCGTTATGATCAGAGGAGGCAGAGTAAAAGATTTGCCAGGTGTGAGATATCACATTGTAAGAGGCAGATTTGACTGTTCAGGAGTTGAAGGTAGAAAACAACAGAGAAGCGCATATGGAGTTAAAAGACCAGTAAAAAAATAG
- the rpsG gene encoding 30S ribosomal protein S7 encodes MATGLKFKKKVIMPDSVYNDIMVAKFINQVMTNGKKTVAEKIVYGAFDLIKNQTKKNPLDVFRLAIQNVSPVLEVKPKRVGGATYQVPMEVKGNRKLSLAMKWMINSAKDKKGKAMKFKLADELIEASENKGNAVRKKENAHKMAEANRAFAHFAW; translated from the coding sequence ATGGCAACAGGACTTAAATTTAAAAAGAAAGTTATAATGCCCGATTCAGTATACAACGATATTATGGTTGCTAAATTTATCAACCAAGTAATGACTAACGGGAAAAAAACAGTAGCCGAGAAAATAGTTTACGGCGCTTTTGATTTAATCAAAAATCAAACAAAAAAGAACCCTTTAGATGTTTTTAGATTAGCTATTCAGAATGTATCTCCAGTTCTTGAGGTAAAACCAAAAAGAGTCGGAGGAGCAACTTACCAAGTTCCAATGGAAGTTAAGGGAAATAGAAAATTGAGTTTAGCTATGAAATGGATGATTAATTCAGCTAAAGACAAGAAAGGTAAAGCAATGAAATTCAAGTTAGCTGATGAATTAATTGAAGCTTCAGAAAACAAAGGAAATGCAGTTAGAAAGAAAGAGAACGCTCACAAAATGGCAGAAGCCAATAGAGCATTTGCCCACTTTGCATGGTAA
- the fusA gene encoding elongation factor G, whose protein sequence is MSRQYPIEKYRNIGIIAHIDAGKTTTSERVLFYTGISHKIGEVHEGAAIMDWMEQERERGITITSAATTCFWSPGDYLKKDKTNEHRINLIDTPGHIDFTAEVQRSLRVLDGAVVVFDGVAGVEAQSETVWRQADRYHVPRVCFINKLDRMGASFEKSLQSIWDKLTINAVAVQYPIGQEEDFSAIIDLMEMKAVKFEGEMGKDVIKFDIPESSLEEAKKWRHKMVEKIVAEDEALMERYLNGEEISVEDLRGALRKATISYKLIPVLIGTSLRNKGVQLVLDAVVYYLPSPLDVPAIKGVDPNDEEIKLERHPKDDEPFSALAFKIATDPFVGTLTYARAYSGHFNKGGYLLNTVSGERERIGRILRMHSNEREEVEEVYAGDIVAFVGLKNTTTGHTLCDESGPIVLEKIVFPEPVISIQVEPKAKADQEKMGASLKKLQEEDPTFRMETNQESGEMVLSGMGELHLEIIVDRLKREFGVETNVGRPQVSYRETIERNADAECKYVKQTGGRGQYGHVKIKLEALERGKGFEFVNEIKGGSIPREYIPAIEKGIKEAMAKGVVAGYPLVDMKVILWDGSFHEVDSSEMAFKIAGSMALQDGAKKAGAHLLEPIMKLEVVVPPDFLGDVIGDVSARRGQIEETEDRPGVKVIYAKVPLSEMFSYTTSLRSLTQGRGTSSMEFDHYEKVPGNIAQEIVEGKRK, encoded by the coding sequence ATGAGCCGCCAATATCCAATCGAAAAATATAGAAATATCGGAATTATTGCTCACATTGATGCAGGTAAAACTACAACTAGTGAGAGAGTTTTGTTTTATACCGGAATATCACATAAGATTGGTGAGGTTCACGAAGGTGCAGCCATAATGGATTGGATGGAACAAGAAAGAGAAAGAGGTATTACTATTACTTCTGCTGCTACAACTTGTTTTTGGTCTCCTGGTGATTATTTAAAGAAAGACAAAACAAACGAACACAGAATCAACCTTATCGACACTCCTGGACACATTGACTTCACTGCTGAAGTACAAAGAAGTTTAAGAGTCTTGGATGGCGCTGTGGTTGTTTTTGACGGTGTTGCTGGAGTAGAAGCTCAATCAGAAACTGTTTGGAGACAGGCTGACAGGTACCACGTTCCCAGAGTTTGTTTTATTAATAAATTAGACAGAATGGGTGCATCTTTTGAAAAAAGTTTGCAATCTATTTGGGACAAATTAACTATTAACGCGGTTGCGGTTCAATACCCAATCGGACAAGAAGAAGATTTTTCAGCCATTATTGATTTGATGGAAATGAAAGCTGTTAAATTTGAAGGAGAAATGGGAAAGGATGTTATCAAGTTCGATATTCCTGAGTCTTCTTTAGAAGAAGCTAAGAAATGGAGACACAAAATGGTTGAGAAGATTGTTGCCGAAGATGAGGCTCTAATGGAAAGATATTTAAACGGAGAAGAGATTTCAGTAGAAGATTTAAGAGGTGCTTTGAGAAAAGCAACTATTAGCTATAAATTAATTCCCGTTTTAATTGGAACATCTTTAAGAAACAAAGGAGTTCAATTAGTTTTGGATGCAGTAGTATATTACTTACCAAGTCCGTTGGATGTTCCTGCTATTAAAGGAGTTGACCCTAATGATGAAGAAATTAAATTAGAAAGACATCCTAAGGATGACGAGCCTTTCTCAGCCCTAGCTTTTAAAATTGCAACCGATCCTTTTGTTGGAACATTGACTTATGCCAGAGCTTATTCAGGACATTTCAATAAAGGAGGATATTTACTTAATACTGTTTCTGGAGAAAGAGAAAGAATCGGTAGAATTCTTCGTATGCATTCTAATGAAAGAGAAGAAGTAGAAGAAGTATATGCTGGAGATATCGTTGCTTTCGTTGGATTGAAAAATACAACTACTGGACACACTCTTTGTGATGAGTCAGGTCCAATCGTTCTAGAAAAGATTGTTTTCCCCGAACCAGTTATTTCAATTCAAGTAGAACCAAAAGCTAAAGCAGACCAAGAAAAAATGGGTGCTTCTCTGAAGAAACTACAAGAAGAAGATCCAACTTTTAGAATGGAAACTAATCAGGAATCTGGTGAAATGGTTTTATCAGGTATGGGAGAATTACATCTAGAAATTATTGTGGATAGATTAAAGAGAGAATTCGGAGTTGAAACTAATGTTGGTAGACCTCAAGTATCTTACCGAGAAACGATTGAGAGAAATGCTGATGCTGAATGTAAATACGTTAAGCAGACTGGAGGTAGAGGTCAATACGGTCACGTAAAGATTAAGCTTGAAGCGCTAGAAAGAGGAAAAGGATTTGAATTTGTTAATGAAATTAAAGGAGGTTCTATTCCAAGAGAATACATTCCTGCGATTGAAAAAGGAATTAAAGAAGCGATGGCAAAAGGTGTTGTTGCTGGATATCCTTTAGTCGACATGAAAGTTATTCTATGGGATGGTTCATTCCATGAAGTCGATTCTTCAGAAATGGCCTTTAAGATTGCTGGTTCAATGGCTTTGCAAGATGGAGCTAAAAAAGCAGGCGCTCATTTATTAGAACCAATTATGAAATTAGAAGTAGTTGTTCCACCAGATTTCTTGGGAGATGTTATCGGAGATGTATCAGCGAGAAGAGGTCAGATTGAAGAAACAGAAGATAGGCCAGGAGTCAAGGTTATCTACGCTAAAGTGCCTTTATCAGAAATGTTTAGTTATACAACTTCATTAAGATCATTAACTCAAGGAAGAGGAACATCATCAATGGAGTTTGATCATTACGAAAAGGTTCCGGGAAATATTGCCCAAGAAATAGTAGAGGGTAAAAGAAAATAA
- the tuf gene encoding elongation factor Tu, with product MATEVFTRTKPHLNVGTIGHVDHGKTTLSAAILHCLAMKNGKTAEKSVDQIDSAPEEKARGVTINIAHLEYETDKRHYAHIDCPGHADYIKNMITGAAQMDGAVLVVAATDGPMPQTREHILLAHQVGLPSLVVFLNKCDMVEDAEMIDLVEDEVRQLLKKYNFPGDEIPVIRGSALKALEATSVDDPWVQKVLELVDKLDTYIPEPVRDVAKPFLMAIEDVFSIEGRGTVATGRIERGIVNSNEEIEVVGIRPTQKTTAVSVEMFNKSLSTGQAGDNVGILLRGLKKEDIERGQVLAKPGTITPHTEFTAQIYVLTKEEGGRHTPFFSGYKPQFFIRTADITGDVILAAGTEMVMPGDTVEVTVKLIVPVALEEKQGFAIREGGKTVGAGTITKIIK from the coding sequence ATGGCAACAGAAGTTTTTACAAGAACAAAACCACACTTGAACGTGGGAACCATTGGTCACGTTGACCACGGTAAAACTACCTTAAGTGCGGCAATATTACATTGCTTAGCAATGAAGAATGGAAAGACGGCAGAAAAGTCAGTTGATCAGATTGACTCAGCTCCTGAAGAAAAAGCAAGAGGTGTTACTATTAACATCGCTCACTTAGAGTACGAAACAGACAAAAGGCACTATGCTCACATTGACTGTCCAGGACACGCTGACTACATTAAGAATATGATTACCGGTGCTGCTCAAATGGATGGAGCCGTATTAGTAGTTGCTGCTACTGATGGTCCTATGCCTCAAACAAGAGAGCACATTCTTTTAGCTCACCAAGTAGGTTTACCTTCATTGGTTGTATTTTTGAACAAATGCGACATGGTTGAAGATGCTGAAATGATTGATTTAGTTGAAGACGAAGTAAGACAACTATTAAAAAAGTATAATTTCCCAGGAGATGAGATTCCCGTAATCCGCGGTTCAGCTCTAAAAGCTTTAGAAGCTACATCTGTTGATGATCCTTGGGTTCAAAAAGTTTTAGAACTAGTAGATAAATTAGATACATATATCCCTGAACCAGTTAGAGACGTAGCTAAGCCTTTCTTAATGGCTATTGAAGATGTTTTTTCAATTGAAGGAAGAGGTACGGTTGCGACTGGTAGAATTGAAAGAGGTATTGTTAACTCTAACGAAGAAATTGAAGTTGTCGGTATTAGACCAACTCAAAAAACAACTGCAGTTTCTGTTGAAATGTTTAATAAATCATTATCAACTGGACAAGCTGGAGATAACGTCGGTATTTTATTAAGAGGTTTGAAGAAAGAAGATATTGAAAGAGGACAAGTTTTGGCTAAGCCAGGAACTATTACTCCTCATACAGAATTTACTGCTCAGATATATGTTTTAACAAAAGAAGAAGGCGGAAGACACACTCCATTTTTCTCAGGATACAAACCCCAATTCTTTATCCGTACAGCTGATATTACTGGAGATGTAATTTTAGCCGCTGGAACAGAAATGGTTATGCCTGGAGATACAGTTGAAGTAACTGTTAAGTTGATTGTTCCTGTAGCTTTGGAAGAAAAGCAAGGTTTTGCTATCAGAGAAGGAGGAAAGACAGTTGGAGCAGGTACTATAACTAAGATTATAAAGTAG
- the rpsJ gene encoding 30S ribosomal protein S10 — protein sequence MSAALKKTEKEVTAKLRIKLRAYDHKVIDKSAQQIIEMALRCGVKIAGPIPLPIEINKFTVNRSTFVHKSAREQFEMRIHKRVIDILSPNQKVVESLKSLTLPAGVDTEIKSIM from the coding sequence ATGTCAGCAGCCCTTAAAAAAACTGAAAAGGAAGTAACAGCGAAATTGAGAATCAAGCTTCGTGCCTATGACCACAAGGTCATTGATAAAAGCGCCCAGCAGATTATTGAAATGGCGCTAAGGTGCGGAGTTAAAATTGCTGGACCGATTCCTTTGCCGATTGAAATAAACAAGTTCACTGTAAACAGGTCAACTTTCGTTCACAAATCGGCTAGAGAGCAATTCGAAATGAGAATTCACAAAAGGGTTATTGATATTTTGAGTCCGAACCAGAAAGTGGTAGAGTCGTTAAAGTCATTGACTCTACCCGCTGGAGTGGATACCGAGATCAAGAGTATAATGTAG
- the rplC gene encoding 50S ribosomal protein L3, with translation MKFILGKKIEMSQVFKEDGTVVPVTLVQTGECGVVQVKTKAKDGYEAIKIGFESLPERKIKKTGTPFRYLKEFEGDVNAYKAGDKILANVFTPGDKIKVSGVSKGKGFQGGVKRWGFSGKLSATHGNKHEHRTLGSTGCSIPARVIKGRKMPGRTGSDRISVKNLEVVKVDMKNSIIAIKGAIPGRRGTLLEIRG, from the coding sequence ATGAAATTCATATTAGGTAAAAAAATTGAAATGAGTCAGGTCTTCAAAGAGGACGGAACAGTAGTTCCCGTTACTCTTGTTCAGACTGGAGAATGTGGTGTTGTTCAGGTTAAAACCAAAGCAAAAGACGGATATGAAGCAATCAAGATTGGATTTGAATCTTTGCCTGAAAGAAAGATCAAAAAGACGGGAACACCATTTAGATATTTGAAAGAGTTCGAAGGAGATGTTAACGCATACAAGGCAGGAGATAAGATTTTGGCAAATGTTTTTACACCAGGAGATAAAATAAAAGTTTCCGGAGTATCTAAAGGAAAAGGATTCCAAGGAGGAGTAAAGAGGTGGGGATTTTCCGGAAAACTTTCTGCAACTCATGGTAACAAGCACGAACATAGAACATTAGGTTCTACTGGTTGTTCTATTCCAGCAAGAGTTATTAAGGGTAGAAAAATGCCTGGAAGAACTGGAAGCGACAGAATTTCTGTTAAGAATTTAGAAGTTGTAAAGGTTGATATGAAGAATAGTATTATAGCGATCAAAGGAGCAATTCCTGGGAGAAGAGGAACGCTTTTGGAAATTAGAGGATAA
- the rplD gene encoding 50S ribosomal protein L4 has protein sequence MAKKATKIEEVVEIKTVKTDLPKEIFEVPMNSDLVHQVIVSQMGNRRTVVAHAKGRAEVSGGGIKPWKQKGTGRARSGSNTSSIWVGGGVSHGPTKDRNFKRILPKNIKRKALFAALSDKAREGLLVITETLSLKEAKTKEARSLLKNIGIRESCLVVLPKLDKNVILAMRNLPKISTIQAKDLNCLDVVSSKYLLTDKEGISEIKKTFLD, from the coding sequence ATGGCAAAGAAAGCAACAAAAATTGAAGAGGTGGTAGAGATTAAAACTGTTAAGACAGATTTACCAAAAGAAATATTTGAAGTTCCAATGAACTCTGATTTAGTTCATCAAGTTATTGTTTCTCAGATGGGAAACAGAAGAACAGTTGTTGCTCATGCTAAAGGAAGAGCTGAAGTATCTGGAGGTGGAATCAAACCTTGGAAACAGAAGGGAACAGGCCGCGCAAGGAGTGGTTCTAATACATCATCTATCTGGGTTGGTGGAGGTGTTTCTCATGGACCAACAAAAGACAGAAACTTCAAAAGAATTTTACCTAAAAATATTAAAAGAAAAGCTTTATTTGCTGCTTTATCAGACAAAGCCAGAGAAGGATTATTAGTTATTACTGAAACACTATCTTTAAAAGAAGCTAAGACTAAAGAAGCAAGAAGCTTATTAAAGAATATTGGAATTAGAGAAAGCTGTTTAGTAGTTTTGCCTAAATTAGATAAGAATGTTATCTTAGCAATGAGAAATTTGCCCAAGATTTCAACTATTCAAGCAAAAGACTTAAACTGTTTAGATGTTGTTTCATCAAAATATTTATTAACTGACAAGGAAGGAATTAGTGAGATTAAGAAAACATTTTTAGACTAG
- the rplW gene encoding 50S ribosomal protein L23, whose protein sequence is MALNIFKKEKGVKAKKETVKKENKEISTTIKSVLQSPCITEKAVNMSNTGNFYVFHVTTDANKVEIKNAIEERYKVNVIQIRTINIPRKKISKGRKIGYRSGYKKAIVKIKEGQKIEIVGQ, encoded by the coding sequence ATGGCATTGAATATTTTTAAAAAAGAAAAAGGAGTGAAGGCGAAGAAAGAAACTGTTAAGAAAGAGAACAAGGAAATTTCGACAACAATAAAAAGCGTATTGCAGTCTCCTTGTATTACTGAAAAAGCAGTTAACATGTCTAATACTGGAAACTTTTACGTTTTCCATGTTACAACAGATGCAAACAAGGTTGAAATTAAAAATGCGATTGAAGAGAGATACAAGGTTAACGTTATTCAAATAAGAACAATCAATATTCCTAGAAAGAAAATATCTAAAGGAAGAAAGATTGGATATAGAAGTGGATACAAGAAAGCCATTGTAAAAATTAAAGAAGGTCAAAAAATTGAAATTGTAGGACAATAA
- the rplB gene encoding 50S ribosomal protein L2, whose amino-acid sequence MQRKTLKLKNLLPLSKKKPEKNLLVRIKRTGGRGSNGRITSWQKGGGARKLLRLVEFGQKKMNIPAEVIALEYDPNRSAFLALVQYEDKEKKYIIAPEGLKAGDKIICAEKAEADTGNRMKLKNIPEGTIVYNVELEPGKGGILVRSAGTGAVLQNYEGGYANLKMPSSEIRKIPGECFASIGKVSNSEYRFINWSKAGKSRKKGIRPHVRGSVMNPCDHPHGGGECRTGIGLKHPKTPWGKPALGVKTRKKNKWTAKLIIQRRVKKKRK is encoded by the coding sequence ATGCAGAGAAAAACATTAAAATTGAAGAACCTACTTCCTTTATCTAAGAAGAAGCCAGAAAAGAATCTTCTAGTAAGAATTAAGAGAACAGGAGGAAGAGGAAGTAATGGTAGAATTACTTCTTGGCAAAAAGGAGGCGGAGCAAGAAAACTTTTAAGGCTGGTTGAGTTTGGACAGAAAAAAATGAATATCCCCGCAGAAGTTATTGCTCTAGAGTATGACCCTAATAGAAGTGCATTTTTAGCTTTGGTTCAATACGAAGACAAAGAAAAGAAATATATTATTGCTCCTGAAGGATTGAAAGCTGGAGATAAAATAATCTGCGCCGAAAAGGCAGAAGCTGATACTGGAAACAGAATGAAGTTGAAAAATATTCCAGAAGGAACTATAGTCTATAATGTTGAATTAGAACCAGGAAAGGGCGGAATATTAGTAAGATCAGCCGGAACAGGTGCAGTGTTACAAAACTATGAAGGTGGATATGCTAATTTAAAAATGCCTTCTTCAGAAATTAGAAAGATTCCTGGGGAATGTTTTGCCTCAATTGGAAAGGTTTCTAATTCTGAATACAGATTTATCAATTGGTCAAAAGCTGGAAAGAGCAGAAAGAAAGGAATTAGACCACACGTTAGAGGTTCTGTTATGAACCCCTGTGATCATCCTCATGGAGGTGGAGAATGTAGAACAGGAATCGGTTTAAAGCATCCAAAGACTCCTTGGGGAAAACCAGCATTAGGAGTTAAAACCAGAAAGAAGAATAAATGGACAGCGAAGTTAATTATTCAAAGAAGAGTTAAGAAGAAGAGAAAATAA
- the rpsS gene encoding 30S ribosomal protein S19, which translates to MSRSLKKGPYIDPNVTKKIAGKKPSETAAIKTWSRACTINPEMIGFTFGVHNGKDFLQVRVTEEMVGHKLGEFSPTTKFLRHGGKASKEQEKGAAPAPAAVAPAKVK; encoded by the coding sequence ATGTCAAGAAGTCTAAAAAAAGGACCATATATCGATCCGAATGTCACAAAAAAGATTGCAGGAAAGAAACCAAGCGAAACGGCCGCCATTAAAACATGGTCGAGAGCTTGTACTATTAATCCCGAAATGATCGGCTTTACTTTTGGTGTGCATAATGGAAAGGATTTTCTTCAAGTAAGAGTTACTGAAGAAATGGTTGGTCACAAGTTAGGAGAATTTTCTCCAACAACTAAATTTTTAAGACACGGAGGAAAGGCAAGTAAAGAACAGGAGAAAGGAGCTGCTCCAGCACCCGCTGCAGTCGCACCAGCTAAAGTAAAATAA
- the rplV gene encoding 50S ribosomal protein L22, which translates to MAFKVELNHLHIAPRKARLIADLVRGKKAEEAQTILNFAIKRASDPILKLLNSALANAKITKNISATDLFISKITVDEGPAGKRVLPKSRGRGEIIKKKTSHVTLVLDMKKEDVKKSKKGKKEIVKEEAKVEEKKVEKKVKKTITKKK; encoded by the coding sequence ATGGCATTCAAAGTTGAATTAAATCATTTACATATTGCTCCAAGAAAGGCAAGATTAATTGCTGACTTGGTTAGAGGAAAGAAGGCGGAAGAAGCCCAGACGATTTTGAATTTCGCTATTAAGAGAGCAAGTGACCCAATATTGAAATTATTAAATTCAGCACTTGCTAATGCCAAGATAACAAAGAATATTTCAGCAACCGATTTGTTTATTTCTAAGATTACAGTTGATGAAGGTCCAGCCGGAAAGAGAGTTTTACCTAAATCAAGAGGAAGAGGAGAAATTATCAAGAAGAAAACTTCTCATGTAACTTTAGTTTTAGATATGAAGAAAGAAGACGTTAAAAAAAGCAAGAAAGGTAAAAAAGAGATTGTTAAAGAAGAAGCAAAAGTTGAGGAAAAGAAAGTTGAGAAAAAAGTAAAGAAAACAATAACAAAGAAGAAATAA
- the rpsC gene encoding 30S ribosomal protein S3, whose translation MSHKVHPKIFRIRGIEDWLSHGFYGNKPLKSVKEDYIIRTFLTNKLKESSVEKVEIERYSNKTSVIIHSARPGLIIGRGGEGIEKIRLELLKEVFKKNDLGLKELSELGKRLKLEVREVSNPWTSSVLVNQWIAQKIEKRTPFRKTIKQAIEKVMANKNVKGVKIMVSGRLDGAQIARSEWLEKGRLPRQTIRADIDYGFGEARCTYGAIGIKVWIYKGDKFE comes from the coding sequence ATGAGTCACAAAGTTCACCCTAAAATTTTTAGAATCAGAGGAATCGAAGACTGGTTGTCACACGGTTTTTACGGTAATAAACCTTTGAAGAGTGTAAAAGAGGATTACATCATCAGGACTTTTTTGACCAATAAATTAAAAGAATCAAGCGTGGAAAAAGTTGAAATAGAAAGATACAGTAATAAAACAAGTGTTATTATCCATTCGGCCAGACCGGGATTGATTATCGGACGCGGCGGTGAAGGAATTGAAAAGATAAGGCTTGAATTATTGAAAGAAGTTTTCAAGAAGAATGATTTAGGATTAAAAGAATTAAGTGAATTAGGAAAGAGATTGAAATTAGAAGTAAGAGAGGTTTCTAATCCTTGGACTTCTTCAGTTTTGGTTAATCAGTGGATTGCCCAGAAGATTGAGAAAAGAACACCATTTAGAAAAACAATTAAACAAGCCATTGAAAAAGTTATGGCTAATAAGAATGTTAAAGGAGTAAAGATCATGGTTTCAGGTAGATTAGACGGAGCTCAGATTGCAAGATCAGAATGGCTAGAGAAAGGAAGATTACCCAGACAGACAATCAGAGCTGATATTGATTACGGATTCGGAGAAGCCAGATGTACCTATGGTGCAATTGGAATAAAGGTTTGGATATACAAAGGAGATAAATTTGAATAA
- the rplP gene encoding 50S ribosomal protein L16 — MLAPKRLKHRKQQKGRRSRRTFESKGTKISFGSFGLKATSEKWITSNQLEACRRAIIRYLKKGGKLWIRVFPDKVRTKKGQEVPMGGGKGSLDHYVFPVKPGRVLFELEGIPEADAREAFRKAGDKLPLKTKFVKKQ, encoded by the coding sequence ATGTTAGCCCCAAAAAGATTAAAACATAGAAAACAGCAGAAGGGTAGAAGAAGTAGAAGAACCTTCGAAAGTAAAGGAACCAAAATCAGCTTCGGTAGTTTCGGATTGAAAGCAACTTCTGAAAAGTGGATTACTTCTAATCAATTAGAGGCCTGCAGAAGAGCGATTATTCGATATCTAAAGAAAGGAGGAAAGTTGTGGATTAGAGTATTTCCTGATAAGGTAAGAACTAAGAAGGGACAAGAAGTGCCGATGGGAGGAGGTAAAGGTTCACTTGACCATTACGTATTTCCAGTTAAACCAGGTAGAGTGTTGTTCGAATTAGAAGGAATCCCTGAAGCGGATGCCAGAGAAGCTTTTAGAAAAGCAGGAGATAAATTACCTTTAAAGACAAAATTTGTTAAGAAACAGTAA
- the rpmC gene encoding 50S ribosomal protein L29, which yields MKSKELISKAKEELVGLMNDKKKANEEFRFKAVSGGIKNTKELRENKKDIARILTILNKK from the coding sequence ATGAAAAGCAAAGAATTGATTTCAAAAGCTAAAGAAGAATTGGTAGGATTAATGAATGACAAGAAAAAGGCAAATGAAGAGTTTCGCTTCAAGGCCGTTTCTGGAGGAATTAAGAATACCAAAGAGTTAAGAGAAAATAAAAAAGATATTGCAAGAATTTTGACTATATTAAATAAGAAATAG
- the rpsQ gene encoding 30S ribosomal protein S17 codes for MPKKELIGKIVSDKMQKTVVVEVERIKEHPKYKRRYKIHKKYKAHTETGEFKTGDKVLIRETKPMSKDKNWEVVSKLSK; via the coding sequence ATGCCAAAAAAGGAATTAATAGGAAAAATAGTATCGGATAAAATGCAGAAAACTGTTGTAGTTGAGGTTGAAAGAATTAAAGAACATCCAAAGTATAAGAGAAGATACAAGATTCACAAGAAATATAAGGCTCATACAGAAACAGGAGAATTTAAAACAGGAGATAAAGTTTTAATTAGAGAAACTAAGCCGATGTCAAAGGATAAGAATTGGGAGGTAGTTTCAAAATTAAGTAAATAA
- the rplN gene encoding 50S ribosomal protein L14: MIQVQTLLKVADNSGAKMAKCIRVLGGTYRRYASLGDIIVVAVKDAEPRKAVKKHQVLKAVIVRERGAVRRNNGTYIRFDDNAIVMLEGASKEPKGTRILGPVAREVREKGFEKISTMTKDLV, from the coding sequence ATGATACAAGTACAGACATTATTAAAGGTTGCTGATAATTCAGGCGCCAAGATGGCTAAATGTATCCGTGTTTTAGGCGGAACATATAGAAGATACGCATCACTAGGTGATATTATTGTCGTTGCCGTAAAGGATGCTGAACCAAGAAAAGCGGTAAAGAAGCACCAAGTTTTAAAAGCAGTCATTGTTAGAGAAAGAGGTGCGGTAAGAAGAAATAATGGAACATATATCCGTTTTGATGATAATGCTATTGTTATGCTTGAAGGAGCTTCAAAAGAACCTAAGGGAACTAGAATCTTAGGACCAGTAGCTAGAGAAGTAAGAGAAAAAGGATTTGAGAAGATTTCAACAATGACAAAAGATTTAGTTTAA
- the rplX gene encoding 50S ribosomal protein L24: protein MKIKKNDQVLIIAGNDKGKKGKVLRSIPVKNRIVVEGIALVKKNVKPKKSGQKGQIVSAPRAINVSNVKLVCSKCGKAARVGYEIVEGKKYRVCNKCGAHI, encoded by the coding sequence ATGAAGATAAAAAAGAACGACCAAGTTTTAATAATCGCGGGCAATGACAAAGGCAAGAAAGGAAAGGTTTTAAGATCTATTCCTGTTAAGAATAGAATTGTTGTTGAGGGAATTGCTTTAGTAAAGAAGAATGTCAAACCCAAGAAATCTGGACAAAAAGGACAGATAGTTTCTGCTCCCAGAGCAATCAACGTTTCGAATGTTAAGTTGGTTTGTTCTAAATGCGGAAAAGCAGCCAGAGTTGGTTATGAAATAGTTGAAGGAAAAAAATACCGTGTTTGTAATAAATGCGGAGCGCATATTTAA